One Thunnus maccoyii chromosome 14, fThuMac1.1, whole genome shotgun sequence genomic window carries:
- the pcgf6 gene encoding polycomb group RING finger protein 6, with amino-acid sequence MSSPPYGHKSHEESTSRADSDSEDEPKLPLNQFYPYIRCALCCGFLIDATTITECLHTFCKSCIVKHFFYSNRCPTCSIVVHQTQPLYNIRPDRQLQDIVYKMVPFLEEFEREQMCSFYKERGLDLPKPVSVSPPGPAVGKRQKKDNITQSVFTIPPELDVSLLLEFVGAEEGISNYKPLERRYVRVSGEATVRHVELFIRRKMELSPTCQVDVVCGDHLLDHYQSLKDIQSSVGTEALQDGLLVLHFGLVLPSQS; translated from the exons ATGTCATCGCCTCCATATGGTCACAAGAGTCATGAAGAGTCAACGAGCAGAGCTGACAGCGACTCAGAGGACGAG CCCAAGCTCCCCCTCAATCAGTTCTACCCATACATCCGATGTGCCCTCTGCTGCGGCTTCCTCATCGATGCCACCACCATCACAGAGTGTTTGCACACAT TTTGCAAAAGCTGCATCGTGAAACATTTTTTCTACAGCAACAGGTGTCCCACATGCAGCATCGTAGTCCACCAAACACAACCCCTTTACAACATCAG GCCTGACAGACAACTGCAGGATATTGTTTATAAAATGGTTCCATTCCTGGAGGAGT TTGAAAGAGAACAAATGTGTAGCTTCTACAAAGAGAGAGGGCTGGACCTGCCAAAACCAG TGTCCGTCTCCCCACCAGGTCCTGCAGTGGGGAAAAGGCAGAAGAAGGATAACATAACCCAGTCTGTGTTCACCATCCCTCCTGAGCTGGATGTGTCACTGCTACTGGAGTTTGTAGG gGCTGAAGAGGGGATTAGCAACTACAAG CCACTAGAGAGGCGGTATGTCCGTGTTTCAGGCGAGGCCACCGTTCGCCACGTGGAGCTGTTCATCAGGAGGAAGATGGAGCTCAGCCCAACCTGCCAG GTGGATGTGGTTTGCGGAGATCATCTCCTAGATCACTATCAGTCACTCAAAGACATACAGAGCTCTGTGGGAACAGAGGCACTGCAg GACGGTTTGTTGGTGCTGCACTTCGGTTTGGTCCTGCCCTCCCAGTCTTGA
- the inaa gene encoding internexin neuronal intermediate filament protein, alpha a gives MSYGDRYTSSSYRKIFGDSPRFPVSSSRMGSASSRGSSGYRSMAMSRNSATSVGLYRRVGRTSTFSSMSTDSLDLTQTSVVNNELKVIRTNEKEQLQGLNDRFAMFIDKVRHLEQQNKVLETELVTLRQKQNEPSRLAHIYQQEMRELRSQLEDLSRDKNRILIERNNMEDELQKLSVKYDEEVRAREEAEQTLRSFRKDVDDAAAVRLDLERRVDSLMDEISFLKKVHDEEIQEMRGMMEEQQVCVELELAKPDLTSALKEIRNQYESIASKNLQSAEEWYKNKFASLSEQATRSNEAMRASREEINEFRRQLQSKTIEIETLRGANESLERQITEMEDAHNTEATAMQDTIGHLDTELRNLKSEMAQHLREYQDLLNVKMALDIEIAAYRKLLEGEETHFNSDMSFSAASYSYQPRASGGSSRSSQREKGGATKESFKEEEKDEADINSNN, from the exons ATGAGCTACGGAGACCGCTACACCTCGTCCTCCTACCGGAAGATTTTCGGGGATTCTCCCAGGTTTCCCGTCTCCTCCTCTCGCATGGGCAGCGCCTCGTCTCGTGGCTCCTCAGGCTACAGGTCCATGGCTATGTCCCGCAACAGCGCGACGTCCGTGGGCCTGTACCGACGGGTCGGTCGCACCTCCACCTTCTCTTCGATGTCGACTGATTCCCTCGATCTGACCCAGACGTCTGTGGTCAACAATGAATTAAAAGTCATTAGAACCAACGAGAAAGAGCAACTGCAG GGTCTGAATGATCGCTTTGCCATGTTCATCGATAAAGTCCGGCACCTGGAGCAGCAGAATAAAGTGCTGGAGACGGAGCTGGTGACACTGCGGCAGAAGCAGAACGAGCCATCCCGCCTCGCTCACATCTACCAGCAGGAGATGAGGGAGCTGCGGTCACAGCTGGAGGACCTGAGCAGGGACAAGAACCGCATCCTGATCGAGAGGAACAACATGGAGGATGAACTGCAG AAACTCAGTGTAAAGTATGATGAGGAGGTGAGGGCGCGTGAGGAAGCAGAGCAGACCTTGAGGTCCTTCAGGAAGGACGTGGACGATGCCGCAGCTGTCCGCCTGGACCTGGAGCGCCGTGTTGATTCGCTGATGGACGAAATCTCCTTCCTGAAGAAAGTCCATGACGAGGAAATCCAGGAGATGAGAGGCATGATGGAggagcagcaggtctgtgtggAGCTTGAGCTCGCCAAACCCGACCTCACCTCAGCCCTGAAGGAGATCCGCAACCAATACGAGTCCATCGCTTCCAAGAATCTGCAGTCGGCCGAGGAGTGGTACAAGAACAAGTTTGCCAGCCTCAGCGAGCAGGCCACCAGAAGCAACGAGGCCATGCGGGCCAGCAGAGAGGAGATCAATGAGTTCAGGAGGCAGCTGCAGTCCAAGACCATCGAGATAGAGACCCTGAGGGGCGCCAACGAGTCTCTGGAGAGGCAGATCACAGAGATGGAGGATGCACACAACACTGAGGCCACAGCAATGCAG GACACTATTGGCCACCTGGATACTGAGCTGAGGAACCTGAAGAGTGAGATGGCGCAGCACCTGAGAGAGTACCAGGACCTGCTCAATGTCAAGATGGCCCTGGACATAGAGATAGCTGCTTACAG GAAACTGTTGGAGGGGGAGGAGACTCACTTTAACTCAGACATGTCGTTCAGTGCGGCCAGCTACAGCTACCAGCCACGAGCCTCAGGCGGCTCCTCCAGGAGCAGCCAGCGGGAGAAAGGTGGAGCCACGAAGGAAAGCTtcaaggaagaggagaaggatgaAGCAGACATCAACTCCAACAACTga